Proteins encoded together in one Benincasa hispida cultivar B227 chromosome 1, ASM972705v1, whole genome shotgun sequence window:
- the LOC120070271 gene encoding malonyl-CoA:anthocyanidin 5-O-glucoside-6''-O-malonyltransferase-like: MAEDHHGSIKVLEICTISPPPGSAVPASLPLTFFDILWFRFPPVERLFFYKSPAAFHAILLNLKNSLSRVLQHYLPLAGAIVWPETSPKPAVVTTAGDGVVLTVAESDADFDHLVSDGLREEAKLRPLVAELAVEEERAAVMAVQVTSFGKGGFSIGITAHHAILDGRSSTSFVKSWAGLCKNLVAGGEPVSPAAETMPFYDRSVVADPAGLEAIYLKSWLAMGGPNNRSLKCFDVTIPPDLFRGTFKLNLQNIQKLKQFVLRHRTPTHPPLHVSTFTVTMAYTWVCTSVADGSPPDGERAFGMSVDARGRLDPPLPVTYFGNCVVVRGIALERAKLVGQKGVVAAVEVISDMIKSLEEEGPLNGAENWVSLIAEGAKNNWKPISTAGSPKFEVYSVDFGWGTPEKVEVVSIDATGAVCISESRDGGGVEIGWTAKRDVMENFAAVFAKGLQEL; encoded by the exons ATGGCGGAAGATCATCATGGGTCCATCAAGGTCCTCGAGATTTGCACGATATCTCCTCCGCCGGGATCCGCCGTACCGGCCTCTCTTCCACTCACCTTCTTCGACATCCTCTGGTTCCGCTTCCCTCCAGTCGAACGCCTCTTCTTCTACAAATCTCCGGCGGCATTCCACGCCATTCTTTTAAACCTCAAAAACTCTCTCTCTCGCGTCCTGCAACACTACCTTCCCCTCGCCGGAGCAATCGTCTGGCCGGAAACATCCCCCAAACCGGCCGTCGTTACCACCGCCGGCGACGGCGTTGTGCTGACGGTGGCGGAATCCGACGCCGACTTCGACCATCTCGTCAGCGATGGGTTGCGTGAGGAGGCGAAGCTTCGGCCTCTGGTGGCGGAGCTTGCAGTGGAGGAGGAGCGGGCGGCGGTGATGGCGGTGCAGGTGACTTCGTTTGGGAAGGGTGGATTTAGCATCGGAATAACTGCCCATCACGCGATTCTGGACGGGAGATCGTCGACTTCGTTCGTGAAATCGTGGGCGGGATTGTGTAAAAATTTGGTTGCGGGAGGTGAGCCTGTTTCTCCAGCGGCTGAGACGATGCCGTTTTACGATCGGAGCGTGGTCGCCGATCCGGCGGGACTTGAGGCCATATATTTAAAATCTTGGTTGGCCATGGGAGGGCCCAACAACAGAAGCTTAAAATGTTTTGACGTCACAATTCCGCCGGATCTATTCCGAG GCACATTCAAGCTGAATCTCCAAAATATCCAAAAACTCAAGCAATTTGTACTCAGACACCGGACCCCGACCCACCcgccgctccacgtctccacctTCACGGTGACGATGGCGTACACATGGGTCTGCACCTCCGTGGCCGACGGTTCCCCACCCGACGGCGAGAGGGCCTTCGGAATGTCGGTGGACGCCCGAGGGAGGCTGGACCCACCTCTGCCGGTGACATACTTCGGAAACTGCGTGGTCGTCCGAGGCATCGCCTTGGAGAGGGCCAAATTGGTTGGGCAAAAGGGAGTAGTTGCCGCCGTGGAGGTGATATCGGATATGATCAAAAGCTTGGAAGAAGAGGGGCCTCTAAATGGCGCCGAAAACTGGGTTTCGTTGATAGCGGAAGGTGCAAAAAACAATTGGAAGCCGATTTCCACCGCTGGATCGCCGAAATTTGAGGTGTACAGTGTGGATTTCGGTTGGGGGACGCCAGAGAAGGTCGAAGTTGTGTCCATTGATGCCACGGGAGCAGTTTGCATCTCCGAAAGCCGAGACGGCGGCGGCGTGGAGATTGGGTGGACGGCGAAGAGGGATGTTATGGAAAACTTCGCTGCGGTTTTTGCTAAAGGTCTTCAAGAACTTTAA
- the LOC120077434 gene encoding LWamide neuropeptides-like, protein MVLALEMVKGCDGAMLEIKGNQGLNNWRQYFGDEAKPHQYLRDEVKPHQYLGEKAKPHQYFGDEAKLHQYLEDKAKPHQYLGDEVKLHQYLGDETKSHQYLGDEAKPHQYLGDEAKPHQYLGDEEKPHQYLGDEAKSFQYLGDEAKPHQYLGDEVKPHQYLGDEAKPYA, encoded by the exons ATGGTGTTAGCTCTTGAGATGGTTAAGggttgcgatggtgctatgttgGAAATCAAGGGAAACCAAGGGTTG AACAATTGGCGCCaatattttggagatgaagcgaagccgcaccAATATCTTagagatgaagtgaagccgcATCAATATCTTGGAGAAAAGGCGAAGCCGCACCaatattttggagatgaagcgaagctgcaCCAATATCTTGAGGATAAAGCGAAGCCGCACCAATATCTTGGGGATGAAGTGAAGCTGCACCAATATCTTGGGGACGAAACGAAGTCGCACCAATATCTTGgggatgaagcgaagccgcaccAATATCTTGgggatgaagcgaagccgcaccAATATCTTGGGGATGAAGAGAAGCCGCATCAATATCTTGGGGATGAAGCAAAGTCGTTCCAATATCTTGGGGATGAAGCTAAGCCGCACCAATAtcttggagatgaagtgaagccgcATCAATATcttggagatgaagcaaagccATACGCTTGA
- the LOC120067788 gene encoding malonyl-CoA:anthocyanidin 5-O-glucoside-6''-O-malonyltransferase-like produces the protein MAEDHHGSIKVLEICTISPPPGSAVPASLPLTFFDILWFRFPPVERLFFYKSPAAFHAILLNLKNSLSRVLQHYLPLAGAIVWPETSPKPAVVTTAGDGVVLTVAESDADFDHLVSDGLREEAKLRPLVAELAVEEERAAVMAVQVTSFGKGGFSIGITAHHAILDGRSSTSFVKSWAGLCKNLVAGGEPVSPAAETMPFYDRSVVADPAGLEAIYLKSWLAMGGPNNRSLKCFDVTIPPDLFRGTFKLNLQNIQKLKQFVLRHRTPTHPPLHVSTFTVTMAYTWVCTSVADGSPPDGERAFGMSVDARGRLDPPLPVTYFGNCVVVRGIALERAKLVGQKGVVAAVEVISDMIKSLEEEGPLNGAENWVSLIAEGAKNNWKPISTAGSPKFEVYSVDFGWGTPEKVEVVSIDATGAVCISESRDGGGVEIGWTAKRDVMENFAAVFAKGLQEL, from the exons ATGGCGGAAGATCATCATGGGTCCATCAAGGTCCTCGAGATTTGCACGATATCTCCTCCGCCGGGATCCGCCGTACCGGCCTCTCTTCCACTCACCTTCTTCGACATCCTCTGGTTCCGCTTCCCTCCAGTCGAACGCCTCTTCTTCTACAAATCTCCGGCGGCATTCCACGCCATTCTTTTAAACCTCAAAAACTCTCTCTCTCGCGTCCTGCAACACTACCTTCCCCTCGCCGGAGCAATCGTCTGGCCGGAAACATCCCCCAAACCGGCCGTCGTTACCACCGCCGGCGACGGCGTTGTGCTGACGGTGGCGGAATCCGACGCCGACTTCGACCATCTCGTCAGCGATGGGTTGCGTGAGGAGGCGAAGCTTCGGCCTCTGGTGGCGGAGCTTGCAGTGGAGGAGGAGCGGGCGGCGGTGATGGCGGTGCAGGTGACTTCGTTTGGGAAGGGTGGATTTAGCATCGGAATAACTGCCCATCACGCGATTCTGGACGGGAGATCGTCGACTTCGTTCGTGAAATCGTGGGCGGGATTGTGTAAAAATTTGGTTGCGGGAGGTGAGCCTGTTTCTCCAGCGGCTGAGACGATGCCGTTTTACGATCGGAGCGTGGTCGCCGATCCGGCGGGACTTGAGGCCATATATTTAAAATCTTGGTTGGCCATGGGAGGGCCCAACAACAGAAGCTTAAAATGTTTTGACGTCACAATTCCGCCGGATCTATTCCGAG GCACATTCAAGCTGAATCTCCAAAATATCCAAAAACTCAAGCAATTTGTACTCAGACACCGGACCCCGACCCACCcgccgctccacgtctccacctTCACGGTGACGATGGCGTACACATGGGTCTGCACCTCCGTGGCCGACGGTTCCCCACCCGACGGCGAGAGGGCCTTCGGAATGTCGGTGGACGCCCGAGGGAGGCTGGACCCACCTCTGCCGGTGACATACTTCGGAAACTGCGTGGTCGTCCGAGGCATCGCCTTGGAGAGGGCCAAATTGGTTGGGCAAAAGGGAGTAGTTGCCGCCGTGGAGGTGATATCGGATATGATCAAAAGCTTGGAAGAAGAGGGGCCTCTAAATGGCGCCGAAAACTGGGTTTCGTTGATAGCGGAAGGTGCAAAAAACAATTGGAAGCCGATTTCCACCGCTGGATCGCCGAAATTTGAGGTGTACAGTGTGGATTTCGGTTGGGGGACGCCAGAGAAGGTCGAAGTTGTGTCCATTGATGCCACGGGAGCAGTTTGCATCTCCGAAAGCCGAGACGGCGGCGGCGTGGAGATTGGGTGGACGGCGAAGAGGGATGTTATGGAAAACTTCGCTGCGGTTTTTGCTAAAGGTCTTCAAGAACTTTGA